In the Pseudomonas sp. DTU_2021_1001937_2_SI_NGA_ILE_001 genome, one interval contains:
- the hpaD gene encoding 3,4-dihydroxyphenylacetate 2,3-dioxygenase, with protein sequence MGKLALAAKITHVPSMYLSELPGPRQGFRQAAIDGHYEISRRCRELGVDTIVVFDTHWLVNANYHVLCGPHFKGVYTSNELPHFISNMEYEFPGNPELGKLLAETCNRFDVETMAHHATTLGPEYGTLVPMRYMNQDQHFKVISVSALCTSHYLNDSARLGWAMRKAVEDHYDGTVAFLASGSLSHRFAQNGQAPDFATKVWSPFLETLDHRVVNMWENAEWPEFCGMLPEYAAKGHGEGFMHDTAMLLGALGWSAYDGQVQVLTPYFGSSGTGQINALFPVTPQDGSAIPPAQAANPAGVVSTSRL encoded by the coding sequence ATGGGCAAACTCGCTCTGGCTGCCAAGATCACCCACGTGCCTTCGATGTACCTGTCCGAACTGCCCGGCCCGCGCCAGGGCTTTCGCCAGGCGGCCATCGACGGGCATTACGAAATCAGCCGACGCTGCCGTGAACTGGGCGTGGACACCATCGTGGTGTTCGACACCCACTGGTTGGTCAACGCCAACTACCACGTGCTGTGCGGGCCCCACTTCAAGGGCGTGTACACCAGTAACGAACTGCCGCATTTCATCAGCAACATGGAATACGAGTTCCCCGGCAACCCCGAGCTGGGCAAGCTGCTGGCCGAGACCTGCAACCGCTTCGACGTCGAGACCATGGCCCACCACGCCACCACGCTGGGCCCGGAGTACGGCACCCTGGTGCCGATGCGCTACATGAACCAGGACCAGCATTTCAAGGTGATCTCGGTCTCGGCGCTGTGCACCTCGCACTACCTCAACGACAGCGCACGCCTGGGCTGGGCGATGCGCAAGGCGGTGGAAGACCACTACGACGGCACCGTGGCATTCCTGGCCAGCGGTTCGCTGTCGCACCGCTTCGCGCAGAACGGCCAGGCGCCGGACTTCGCGACCAAAGTCTGGAGTCCGTTCCTGGAAACCCTCGACCACCGCGTGGTGAACATGTGGGAAAACGCCGAGTGGCCGGAATTCTGCGGCATGTTGCCGGAGTACGCCGCCAAGGGCCACGGCGAAGGCTTCATGCACGACACCGCGATGCTGCTCGGGGCGTTGGGCTGGTCGGCCTACGACGGCCAGGTGCAAGTGCTGACCCCCTACTTCGGCTCTTCGGGCACCGGGCAGATCAACGCCCTGTTCCCGGTCACGCCGCAAGACGGCTCGGCCATTCCACCGGCCCAGGCCGCCAACCCCGCTGGCGTCGTCTCCACCAGCCGCCTCTGA
- a CDS encoding MFS transporter has translation MSDSPIRAIGDEDGNAIYRRITLRLIPFIFVCYLFNYLDRVNVGFAKLQMLDALKFSETIYGLGAGIFFIGYVLCGLPSNLALNRFGPRRWIGLMMITWGTFSTCLLFVTTPTEFYVLRFLTGMAEAGFFPGIVLYLSRWYPNQRRGRIMALFMSAIPVSGLLGGPFSGWILNHFAAGQGGLEGWQWMFLIQGLPTVVLGLMAFVLLCDKVEDAGWLTPEQRQRVRHDVTQDELARPVQANSSIASVLTTPLIWVLGFIYFCIQSGVYAINFWLPSIIKNLGFSDNLVIGWISALPYLLAGVFMLLVGRSADLRNERRWHLVVPMLMGALGLMMAANFAAVPVLAIAGLCIATMGALTGLPMFWPLPTALLSASVAVAGLALINSIGQLAGFLSPYLVGWIKDQTGSTTVALYTLAALTIVGSLTALRLSRPQGPRVATA, from the coding sequence ATGTCCGATTCTCCGATCCGCGCGATCGGCGACGAGGATGGCAACGCCATCTATCGCCGCATCACCCTGCGCCTGATTCCCTTCATCTTCGTCTGCTACCTGTTCAACTACCTGGACCGCGTCAACGTGGGCTTCGCCAAGCTGCAGATGCTCGACGCGCTGAAGTTCAGCGAGACGATCTACGGCCTGGGCGCCGGGATCTTCTTCATCGGCTATGTGCTGTGCGGCCTGCCCAGCAACCTGGCACTCAACCGCTTCGGCCCGCGGCGCTGGATCGGCCTGATGATGATCACGTGGGGGACCTTCTCCACCTGCCTGCTGTTCGTCACCACGCCCACCGAGTTCTACGTGCTGCGTTTCCTCACTGGCATGGCCGAGGCCGGTTTCTTCCCTGGCATCGTGCTGTACCTGTCGCGCTGGTACCCCAACCAGCGGCGTGGGCGGATCATGGCGCTGTTCATGTCGGCCATTCCGGTCTCCGGCCTGCTGGGTGGACCTTTCTCGGGCTGGATCCTCAACCACTTCGCCGCCGGCCAGGGCGGCCTGGAAGGTTGGCAGTGGATGTTCCTGATCCAGGGCCTGCCCACCGTGGTGCTGGGCCTGATGGCCTTCGTGCTGCTGTGCGACAAGGTCGAGGACGCCGGCTGGCTGACTCCCGAACAGCGCCAGCGTGTGCGCCATGACGTCACCCAGGATGAACTGGCGCGCCCGGTGCAGGCCAACTCGTCCATCGCCAGCGTACTCACCACCCCGCTGATCTGGGTACTGGGCTTCATCTACTTCTGCATCCAGAGCGGTGTGTATGCGATCAACTTCTGGCTGCCGTCGATCATCAAGAACCTGGGTTTCAGCGACAACCTGGTGATCGGCTGGATCAGCGCCCTGCCCTACCTGCTGGCCGGCGTGTTCATGCTGCTGGTGGGCCGTTCGGCCGACCTGCGCAACGAGCGCCGCTGGCACCTGGTGGTGCCGATGCTGATGGGCGCACTGGGGCTGATGATGGCCGCCAACTTCGCCGCCGTGCCGGTACTGGCGATTGCCGGGCTGTGCATCGCGACCATGGGCGCGCTGACCGGCCTGCCGATGTTCTGGCCATTGCCGACCGCCCTGCTAAGCGCCAGCGTGGCGGTGGCCGGGCTGGCCCTGATCAACTCCATCGGGCAGCTGGCCGGCTTCCTCAGCCCTTACCTGGTGGGCTGGATCAAGGACCAGACCGGCTCCACCACCGTGGCGCTGTATACCCTGGCGGCGCTGACCATCGTCGGCAGCCTGACCGCGCTGCGCCTGAGCCGGCCACAAGGCCCACGCGTCGCGACCGCCTGA
- the hpaA gene encoding 4-hydroxyphenylacetate catabolism regulatory protein HpaA, with product MQQRQPIPNINIGQVYDQRYSDAEVHYDKLGNLAGFFGRNMPVHRHDRFFQVHYVNSGTVRVYLDDQQYVESGPMFFLTPPTIPHSFVTEADSDGHVLTVRQQLVWALIEADPSLAPGPQLPAACVAISRLGPEFAGEVRRLEFLFEELRTEINAAQAGRGMALDNLTQLIMTSLLRLCARSLQARPARHEDLQIFHRFNELIESHYLEHWPLPRYASGIGVTEARLNDVCRRIADLPSKRLILERLMQEARRLLLFTGLSANEICYRLGFKDPAYFSRFFLRYAGMTPGEYRQRQPGLR from the coding sequence ATGCAGCAGCGACAGCCGATCCCCAACATCAACATCGGTCAGGTCTACGACCAGCGCTACAGCGATGCCGAGGTGCATTACGACAAGCTGGGCAACCTCGCGGGCTTCTTCGGCCGCAACATGCCGGTGCATCGCCACGATCGCTTCTTCCAGGTGCATTACGTCAACAGCGGCACGGTGCGCGTTTATCTGGACGACCAGCAGTACGTCGAGTCCGGGCCGATGTTCTTCCTCACCCCACCGACCATCCCGCATTCCTTCGTCACCGAAGCCGACAGCGACGGCCATGTGCTGACCGTGCGCCAGCAACTGGTCTGGGCGTTGATCGAAGCCGACCCCAGCCTGGCGCCAGGGCCGCAGCTGCCGGCTGCCTGTGTGGCGATTTCGCGGCTGGGGCCGGAGTTCGCCGGGGAAGTGCGTCGCCTCGAGTTTCTGTTCGAAGAGCTGCGCACCGAGATCAATGCCGCGCAGGCTGGGCGTGGCATGGCGCTGGACAACCTGACCCAGTTGATCATGACCAGCCTGTTGCGCCTCTGCGCGCGGTCGCTGCAGGCTCGCCCGGCGCGCCACGAAGACCTGCAGATCTTCCATCGCTTCAATGAGCTGATCGAAAGCCACTACCTGGAGCATTGGCCGCTGCCGCGCTACGCCAGTGGCATCGGCGTCACCGAGGCGCGGCTCAACGATGTCTGCCGGCGCATCGCCGACCTGCCGTCCAAGCGGCTGATTCTCGAACGGCTGATGCAGGAAGCACGACGCCTGTTGTTGTTCACCGGGCTGTCGGCCAACGAGATCTGTTACCGGTTGGGCTTCAAGGACCCGGCGTACTTCAGCCGCTTTTTCCTGCGCTACGCCGGCATGACCCCTGGCGAATACCGGCAGCGGCAACCGGGCCTGCGTTGA
- a CDS encoding fumarylacetoacetate hydrolase family protein yields MSRALHDIAHGTLFGVALNYRGLLEQRHAEFNQAPYQKPPVKPVLFIKTPNTRNVHDGKVLHPAGERLQPGPALGVVIGKRASRVQEDQALAHVAGYVIVNEFSLPEDSYYRPAIKAKCRDGFCALGPELVPVERLGEAGQLTLRLLVNGEPRQENSTANWVRNVPQLIAEITEFMTLHEGDVLITGTPEGRVDVQPGDCVEVQIDGLGSLRNHIVAAQEPRP; encoded by the coding sequence ATGAGCCGTGCCCTGCACGACATTGCCCATGGCACCCTGTTCGGCGTTGCGCTGAATTACCGGGGTCTGCTGGAGCAACGTCACGCCGAATTCAACCAAGCGCCTTACCAGAAGCCACCGGTCAAGCCGGTGCTGTTCATCAAGACCCCCAACACCCGCAACGTGCATGACGGTAAAGTGCTTCACCCGGCCGGCGAACGCCTGCAACCGGGTCCGGCGCTGGGCGTGGTGATCGGCAAGCGCGCCAGCCGGGTACAGGAAGACCAGGCGCTGGCGCACGTGGCCGGCTACGTGATCGTCAACGAGTTCAGCCTGCCCGAAGACAGCTATTACCGCCCGGCGATCAAGGCCAAGTGTCGTGATGGTTTCTGCGCCCTGGGCCCAGAACTGGTGCCCGTCGAGCGCCTCGGCGAGGCCGGTCAACTGACCTTGCGCCTGCTGGTCAACGGTGAGCCGCGCCAGGAAAACAGCACCGCCAACTGGGTGCGCAACGTGCCGCAACTGATCGCCGAGATCACCGAGTTCATGACCCTGCATGAGGGCGACGTGCTGATCACCGGCACCCCGGAAGGCCGCGTGGACGTGCAGCCCGGTGACTGCGTCGAAGTACAGATCGACGGTCTGGGCAGCCTGCGTAACCACATCGTCGCCGCACAGGAGCCACGTCCATGA
- the pobA gene encoding 4-hydroxybenzoate 3-monooxygenase, which produces MKTQVAIIGSGPSGLLLGQLLQRAGIDNIIIERKDPAYILSRIRAGVLEQGMVDLLREAGVGARMDREGLVHDGFELAFDGRCERIDLKSLTGGQTVMVYGQTEVTRDLMEARQAAGALTVYDAEDVQLHELKGERPYVTFQKNGERVRVDCDYIAGCDGFHGVSRQSIPAETLKVFERVYPFGWLGVLADTPPVNEELVYANHARGFALCSMRSPTRTRYYVQVSAEERVEDWSDERFWEELKRRLPTHLAERLVTGPSIEKSIAPLRSFVAEPMQYGHLFLLGDAAHIVPPTGAKGLNLAASDVSTLYRILLKVYREGRTDLLQRYSAICLRRVWKAERFSWWMTSLLHKFPDTDAFSQRIQQTELDYYVGSQAGRQTIAENYVGLPYEAVE; this is translated from the coding sequence ATGAAAACCCAAGTCGCGATCATCGGCTCAGGCCCCTCCGGGCTGCTGCTGGGCCAACTGCTGCAACGTGCCGGCATCGACAACATCATCATCGAACGCAAGGACCCCGCCTACATCCTCTCGCGTATCCGCGCCGGGGTACTGGAACAGGGTATGGTCGACCTGCTGCGTGAGGCCGGCGTCGGCGCACGCATGGACCGCGAGGGCCTGGTTCACGATGGCTTCGAGCTGGCCTTCGACGGCCGCTGCGAGCGTATCGACCTCAAGAGCCTCACCGGCGGCCAGACCGTGATGGTCTACGGCCAGACCGAAGTCACCCGCGACCTGATGGAGGCCCGCCAGGCCGCCGGTGCACTGACCGTCTACGACGCCGAAGACGTCCAGTTGCACGAACTCAAGGGCGAGCGCCCTTACGTGACCTTCCAGAAGAACGGCGAGCGCGTACGCGTCGATTGCGATTACATTGCCGGCTGCGACGGTTTCCACGGTGTGTCGCGCCAGTCGATCCCGGCCGAGACCCTCAAGGTCTTCGAGCGCGTCTACCCGTTCGGCTGGCTGGGCGTGCTGGCCGACACGCCGCCGGTCAACGAGGAACTGGTCTACGCCAACCATGCACGTGGTTTTGCCCTGTGCAGCATGCGCTCGCCGACCCGCACCCGCTACTACGTGCAAGTCAGCGCCGAAGAGCGCGTCGAAGACTGGTCCGACGAGCGCTTCTGGGAAGAACTCAAGCGCCGCCTGCCCACCCACCTGGCTGAACGCCTGGTCACCGGCCCGTCCATCGAGAAAAGCATCGCACCGCTGCGCAGCTTCGTCGCCGAGCCCATGCAGTACGGCCACCTGTTCCTGCTCGGCGACGCCGCGCACATCGTCCCGCCCACCGGCGCCAAGGGCCTGAACCTGGCCGCCAGCGATGTCAGCACGCTGTATCGCATCCTGCTCAAGGTCTACCGCGAAGGCCGCACCGACCTGCTGCAACGCTACTCGGCGATCTGCCTGCGCCGGGTGTGGAAGGCCGAACGTTTCTCCTGGTGGATGACCTCGCTGCTGCACAAGTTTCCAGACACCGACGCCTTCAGCCAGCGCATCCAGCAGACCGAGCTGGACTATTACGTCGGCTCACAGGCCGGGCGGCAGACCATTGCGGAGAACTACGTGGGATTGCCCTACGAGGCGGTGGAATGA
- the hpaR gene encoding homoprotocatechuate degradation operon regulator HpaR, translating to MPTPRPSLTLTLLQAREAAMAFFRPSLNEHGLTEQQWRVIRILRQHGEMESYQLAEQACILKPSMTGVLARLERDGIVRRWKPPHDQRRMLVGLTEQGQQCFVAMSEDMERNYQRIQAQFGEEKMQQLLDLLHELKRIEP from the coding sequence ATGCCGACCCCAAGACCTTCCCTGACCCTTACCCTGTTACAGGCCCGCGAAGCGGCCATGGCGTTCTTCCGCCCCTCTCTGAACGAGCACGGCCTGACCGAACAGCAATGGCGGGTGATCCGTATCCTGCGCCAGCATGGCGAGATGGAGAGCTATCAGTTGGCCGAGCAGGCCTGCATTCTCAAGCCGAGCATGACCGGGGTACTGGCGCGCCTGGAGCGCGACGGTATCGTGCGCCGCTGGAAGCCGCCGCACGACCAGCGGCGCATGCTGGTCGGGCTCACCGAGCAGGGCCAGCAGTGCTTCGTGGCGATGAGCGAAGACATGGAGCGCAACTACCAGCGCATCCAGGCCCAGTTCGGTGAAGAGAAGATGCAACAGTTGCTGGACCTGCTGCACGAACTCAAGCGCATCGAGCCTTGA
- a CDS encoding fumarylacetoacetate hydrolase family protein, which translates to MKHARIRFEGEVHQVLVEADNAVRLADGRLLGEDQVQWLPPATGNMFALGLNYADHAAELAFKPPTEPLAFIKSPGTYTGHNQVTWRPDNVAYMHYECELVAVIGKPARNVKREDALQYLAGYTVCNDYAIRDYLENYYRPNLRVKNRDATTPVGPWMVDAADVPNPSDLKLRTWINGELKQEGSTRDMIFDIPYLIEYLSSFMTLQPGDMIATGTPEGLADVVPGDEVVVEVQGVGRLVNRIVSEAEFFARQTQLQKA; encoded by the coding sequence ATGAAACACGCCCGCATCCGCTTCGAAGGCGAGGTTCACCAGGTCCTGGTGGAAGCCGACAACGCCGTGCGCCTGGCCGACGGGCGTCTGCTCGGCGAAGACCAGGTGCAATGGCTGCCACCGGCCACCGGCAACATGTTCGCCCTGGGCCTGAACTACGCCGACCACGCCGCCGAACTGGCCTTCAAGCCGCCGACCGAGCCGCTGGCGTTCATCAAATCGCCCGGCACCTACACCGGCCACAACCAGGTCACCTGGCGCCCGGACAACGTCGCCTACATGCATTACGAGTGCGAACTGGTCGCGGTGATCGGCAAGCCTGCGCGCAACGTCAAGCGCGAGGACGCCTTGCAGTACCTGGCCGGCTACACCGTATGCAACGACTACGCGATCCGCGACTACCTGGAGAACTACTACCGGCCCAACCTGCGGGTCAAAAACCGCGACGCCACCACCCCGGTCGGCCCGTGGATGGTCGATGCCGCCGACGTGCCGAACCCGTCCGACCTCAAGCTGCGCACCTGGATCAACGGCGAGCTGAAACAGGAAGGCAGCACCCGCGACATGATCTTCGACATCCCCTACCTGATCGAATACCTGTCCAGCTTCATGACCCTGCAGCCGGGCGACATGATCGCCACCGGTACGCCCGAGGGCCTGGCCGATGTCGTGCCCGGCGATGAAGTGGTGGTGGAAGTGCAAGGCGTGGGCCGACTGGTCAACCGCATCGTCAGCGAAGCCGAGTTCTTCGCCCGGCAAACCCAACTACAAAAGGCGTGA
- the hpaE gene encoding 5-carboxymethyl-2-hydroxymuconate semialdehyde dehydrogenase, translated as MIKHWINGREVESKDVFVNYNPATGEAIGEVASGGAEEVAQAVAAAKEAFPKWANTPAQERARLMRKLGELIEQNVPKLAELETLDTGLPIHQTRNVLIPRASHNFDFFAEVCTRMDGHTYPVDDQMLNYTLYQPVGVCGLVSPWNVPFMTATWKTAPCLALGNTAVLKMSELSPLTANELGRLAVEAGIPNGVLNVIQGYGATAGDALVRHPDVRAISFTGGTATGRKIMQTAGLKKYSMELGGKSPVLIFEDADLDRALDAALFTIFSLNGERCTAGSRIFIQESVYPRFVEEFAARAKRLIVGDPTDPKTQVGSMITQQHYDKVTGYIRIGLEEGARLVAGGLERPAGLPAHLARGQFIQPTVFADVNNKMRIAQEEIFGPVVCLIPFKDEAEALQLANDTEYGLASYIWTQDIGKAHRLARGIEAGMVFINSQNVRDLRQPFGGVKGSGTGREGGQYSFEVFAEIKNVCISMGSHHIPRWGA; from the coding sequence ATGATCAAGCACTGGATCAATGGCCGTGAGGTCGAGAGCAAAGACGTATTCGTCAACTACAACCCGGCCACCGGCGAAGCCATCGGCGAAGTCGCCAGCGGCGGCGCCGAAGAGGTCGCGCAGGCCGTCGCGGCGGCCAAGGAGGCCTTTCCGAAGTGGGCCAACACCCCGGCCCAGGAACGCGCCCGGCTGATGCGCAAGCTGGGTGAGCTGATCGAGCAGAACGTGCCGAAGCTGGCCGAACTGGAAACCCTCGACACCGGCCTGCCGATCCACCAGACCCGTAACGTGCTGATTCCGCGCGCCTCGCACAACTTCGACTTCTTCGCCGAAGTGTGCACGCGCATGGACGGCCATACCTACCCGGTGGACGACCAGATGCTCAACTACACCCTCTACCAGCCGGTGGGCGTGTGTGGCCTGGTGTCGCCGTGGAACGTGCCGTTCATGACCGCCACCTGGAAAACCGCACCGTGCCTGGCACTGGGCAACACGGCGGTGCTGAAAATGAGCGAGCTGTCGCCGCTGACCGCCAACGAACTCGGCCGCCTGGCCGTCGAGGCCGGCATTCCCAACGGCGTACTCAACGTGATCCAGGGCTACGGCGCCACCGCCGGTGATGCGCTGGTGCGTCACCCGGACGTACGCGCCATCTCCTTCACCGGCGGCACCGCCACCGGGCGCAAGATCATGCAGACCGCAGGCCTGAAGAAGTACTCCATGGAGCTGGGCGGCAAGTCGCCGGTGCTGATCTTCGAGGACGCCGACCTGGACCGCGCACTGGATGCCGCGCTGTTCACCATCTTCTCGCTCAACGGCGAACGCTGCACAGCCGGCAGCCGCATCTTCATCCAGGAAAGCGTGTACCCGCGCTTCGTCGAGGAATTCGCCGCACGCGCCAAGCGCCTGATCGTCGGTGATCCGACCGACCCCAAGACCCAGGTCGGCTCGATGATCACCCAGCAACACTACGACAAGGTCACCGGCTACATCCGCATCGGCCTCGAAGAAGGGGCGCGCCTGGTCGCCGGCGGCCTGGAGCGCCCGGCGGGCCTGCCGGCGCACCTGGCACGCGGGCAGTTCATCCAGCCCACGGTGTTCGCCGACGTGAACAACAAGATGCGCATTGCCCAAGAAGAAATCTTCGGCCCGGTGGTGTGCCTGATTCCGTTCAAGGACGAGGCCGAAGCCTTGCAGCTGGCCAATGACACCGAATACGGCCTGGCCTCGTACATCTGGACCCAGGACATCGGCAAGGCGCACCGCCTGGCGCGTGGCATCGAGGCCGGCATGGTATTCATCAACAGCCAGAACGTGCGCGACCTGCGTCAGCCCTTCGGTGGCGTGAAGGGCTCGGGCACCGGTCGCGAGGGCGGCCAGTACAGCTTCGAGGTGTTCGCCGAGATCAAGAACGTATGCATTTCCATGGGCAGCCATCACATTCCTCGCTGGGGGGCGTGA